A DNA window from Novosphingobium sp. RL4 contains the following coding sequences:
- a CDS encoding TonB-dependent receptor, which yields MRKFIRGPLPAPLPLACLSFTLMLAATPALAEEAAEPVATTTSVNADGTEEGPPTSVGTGAHDRGGEILVTARRRQESSQEVPLAISVVGGEHIDSTGSFNVGRLQQLTPTLQFYSSNPRNTAVNIRGLGVPFGLTNDGIEQGVGIYIDDVYNSRVASATFDFLDVAQIEVLRGPQGTLYGKNTTAGAINITTNQPTFDFEGKAEVSIGNYNFKQAKAAVSGPLTDKLAARIAISSTDRRGTIYNVTTNQWIQSQDNLGLRGQLLWKPTDTLAITLAGDFSTQDANCCGSVYVRTGTTQRALNRQFAALAAAQGYAPPSTDPFDRLTDLDTPLKAKNKIGGASLRVKWNLGAGELTSVTAWRFWDWDPSNDRDFTGLPIVSLSQNPSQQDQYTQELRYNYSSDKIDFVVGAFGFYQRIDTQGTEAQGAAASRWSINPGNDSVVPPGSSGCGPTTSNQLACDPSVLNGLVAYNTQYLKNTSAALFGQLSWHLTPELTLQPGVRLNYDKKEGYYQRRVFDGQGNELLLGQASYTPRQTAQLAIYTPQEISPEFSDWNFSYDFNASYKITPDVLFYATYAKSFKSGGINQNGVPVDLQNNPILASATVKPESVHNYEAGIKTQFWDRRATLNLSIFRTDIGNYQANVTNGQYGVLRGYLANAQKVRSQGVEWDFSVRPSERFNAYVNGAYTDATYRKFTDAPCPPELSGGTAVITGQTPGAAGVPNSLSPQNCDISGQRLPGVSKWSFSFGAEINNPVSLLGKEGEVYFGYDGSYRSNFSSNPSPSAYTWIDGYSLSNFRLGFRADSGFDIYGWVRNAFDQNYFDQLFVGPGNTGLIAGLPGDPRTWGMTVRYSF from the coding sequence ATGAGAAAGTTTATTCGCGGGCCGCTTCCGGCCCCGCTTCCACTCGCTTGCCTATCGTTCACGCTCATGCTGGCCGCGACGCCCGCATTGGCCGAGGAAGCCGCGGAACCGGTGGCGACGACGACATCGGTCAATGCCGACGGCACCGAAGAGGGACCGCCGACCTCGGTGGGCACGGGCGCCCACGATCGCGGTGGTGAGATCCTCGTGACGGCACGTCGCCGTCAGGAATCGAGCCAGGAAGTGCCTTTGGCGATCTCCGTGGTGGGCGGCGAGCATATCGACTCCACCGGCTCGTTCAACGTCGGCCGCCTCCAGCAGCTCACGCCTACACTGCAGTTCTATTCCTCGAACCCGCGCAACACGGCGGTCAACATTCGCGGTCTCGGAGTGCCGTTCGGCCTTACCAATGACGGTATCGAACAGGGCGTCGGTATCTACATCGACGACGTCTACAACTCGCGCGTCGCCTCGGCCACGTTCGATTTCCTCGACGTCGCCCAGATCGAAGTGCTGCGCGGACCGCAAGGCACGCTCTACGGCAAGAACACCACGGCCGGCGCGATCAACATCACGACGAACCAGCCCACCTTCGACTTCGAAGGCAAGGCCGAAGTCTCGATCGGCAACTACAACTTCAAGCAGGCCAAGGCCGCTGTTTCCGGCCCGCTGACAGACAAGCTGGCGGCACGCATTGCCATCTCCTCGACTGACCGTCGCGGCACGATCTACAATGTGACGACCAACCAGTGGATTCAGAGCCAGGACAACCTCGGCCTGCGCGGCCAGTTGCTCTGGAAGCCGACCGACACGCTGGCGATCACGCTTGCAGGGGATTTCAGCACGCAGGATGCGAACTGCTGCGGTTCGGTCTACGTCCGCACCGGTACGACCCAGCGTGCGCTCAACCGCCAGTTCGCCGCGCTTGCCGCAGCGCAGGGCTATGCACCGCCCAGCACCGATCCTTTCGACCGTCTTACCGATCTCGACACGCCGCTGAAGGCGAAGAACAAGATCGGCGGCGCTTCGCTGCGCGTGAAGTGGAATCTCGGCGCGGGCGAACTGACCTCGGTCACCGCCTGGCGTTTCTGGGACTGGGATCCGTCCAACGACCGTGACTTCACCGGCCTGCCGATCGTCTCCCTGTCGCAGAACCCCTCGCAGCAGGACCAGTATACGCAGGAACTGCGCTACAACTACAGCAGTGACAAGATCGACTTCGTCGTCGGTGCCTTCGGCTTCTACCAGCGCATCGATACGCAGGGCACCGAAGCGCAAGGCGCCGCCGCCAGCCGCTGGAGCATCAATCCGGGCAACGACTCCGTCGTCCCGCCGGGCTCATCGGGCTGCGGCCCCACGACGTCGAACCAGCTCGCCTGCGATCCTTCGGTGCTGAACGGCCTGGTTGCCTACAACACGCAGTATCTCAAGAACACCAGCGCTGCGCTGTTTGGCCAGTTGAGCTGGCATCTCACGCCGGAACTGACGCTCCAGCCCGGCGTGCGCCTGAACTATGACAAGAAGGAAGGCTACTACCAGCGCCGCGTCTTCGATGGGCAGGGCAATGAACTGCTGCTCGGTCAGGCGTCCTATACGCCGCGCCAGACCGCGCAGTTGGCGATCTACACCCCGCAGGAAATCTCGCCCGAATTCAGCGACTGGAACTTCAGCTACGATTTCAACGCAAGCTACAAGATCACGCCGGACGTGCTGTTCTATGCAACTTACGCAAAGAGCTTCAAGTCGGGCGGTATCAACCAGAACGGCGTGCCGGTCGACCTTCAGAACAACCCGATTCTCGCCTCGGCCACGGTGAAGCCGGAATCGGTTCATAACTACGAGGCCGGCATCAAGACCCAGTTCTGGGACCGCCGGGCCACTCTGAACCTTTCGATCTTCCGTACCGACATCGGCAATTATCAGGCCAACGTTACCAACGGCCAGTATGGCGTGCTGCGTGGCTATCTCGCCAATGCGCAGAAGGTTCGCTCGCAGGGCGTCGAGTGGGACTTCTCGGTCCGTCCGAGCGAGCGTTTCAACGCCTACGTCAACGGCGCCTATACCGACGCGACCTATCGCAAGTTCACTGATGCGCCGTGCCCGCCGGAACTTTCGGGCGGTACGGCTGTCATCACCGGCCAGACGCCGGGCGCCGCCGGCGTGCCGAACTCGCTCAGCCCCCAGAACTGCGACATTTCGGGCCAACGCCTGCCTGGTGTTTCGAAGTGGTCGTTCTCGTTCGGCGCGGAGATCAACAACCCGGTCTCCCTGCTTGGGAAGGAGGGCGAAGTCTACTTCGGCTACGACGGCAGCTATCGTTCGAACTTCTCGTCGAATCCGTCTCCTTCGGCCTACACCTGGATCGATGGGTACAGCCTTTCGAACTTCCGTCTCGGCTTCCGGGCTGACAGCGGCTTCGATATCTACGGCTGGGTTCGCAATGCTTTCGACCAGAACTACTTCGACCAGCTCTTCGTCGGTCCCGGCAACACCGGCCTGATCGCGGGGCTTCCCGGTGATCCGCGTACCTGGGGCATGACCGTCCGGTACAGCTTCTGA
- a CDS encoding ferritin-like domain-containing protein, which yields MTGSVAAAIREALLECNPWAKAMATRKVARDWRLGKLSFAFDVEMPDLPGRPDAPELLPPNRMPKRGKGGSERGRIALWHALAHIEFVAIDLALDMAGRFGGEMDEGFVSDFLSVAADEAMHFALLDRHLRTLGSRYGALPAHDGLWEAAHGTRHAVAARLAVVPMVLEARGLDVTPATLERVRANGDERGARILERILDDEIRHVRFGAIHFADVAKRLDEDRDSLWKSLVSRHFGGAVKPPFNDSARLAAGLSRDLYAGLA from the coding sequence ATGACCGGTTCCGTGGCGGCAGCCATCCGCGAAGCGCTGCTCGAATGTAATCCCTGGGCCAAGGCCATGGCCACGCGCAAGGTCGCGCGCGACTGGCGGCTCGGGAAACTCTCCTTCGCGTTCGACGTGGAAATGCCCGACCTGCCCGGACGGCCCGACGCGCCCGAACTGCTGCCCCCGAACCGCATGCCCAAACGCGGCAAGGGCGGGTCCGAGCGCGGCCGGATCGCCCTGTGGCATGCGCTGGCCCATATCGAATTCGTCGCGATCGACCTTGCACTGGACATGGCAGGGCGCTTCGGCGGGGAGATGGACGAGGGGTTCGTAAGCGATTTCCTGTCGGTCGCGGCGGACGAGGCGATGCATTTCGCCCTGCTCGATCGCCATCTGCGAACACTCGGCAGCCGTTACGGCGCGCTGCCCGCCCACGATGGCCTCTGGGAAGCAGCGCATGGAACCCGTCACGCCGTGGCTGCCCGCCTCGCAGTGGTTCCGATGGTGCTGGAAGCGCGCGGTCTCGATGTGACCCCGGCCACTCTCGAACGCGTCCGGGCTAACGGCGACGAACGCGGCGCGCGCATCCTCGAGCGAATCCTTGACGACGAAATCAGGCACGTCCGGTTCGGCGCAATTCATTTCGCCGATGTCGCCAAACGGTTGGACGAGGACCGGGACAGCCTCTGGAAATCCTTGGTTTCCCGCCACTTTGGAGGGGCCGTTAAGCCACCGTTCAACGACTCGGCGCGTCTCGCTGCCGGTTTATCGCGGGATCTATATGCCGGACTTGCCTGA
- a CDS encoding peroxiredoxin, whose amino-acid sequence MNTRAPGHFGIGDAFPDIALETPEGGTVKVSDFAGRKLVVFFYPKDSTPGCTTENIDFSALKDQFDAAGTALLGVSKDSAKRHQNFIAKHDLKAPLATDAEENGLSDALGIWTEKQNYGRTYMGMVRTTYLIGADGKIARVWDKVKVKDHAQQVLEAAKAL is encoded by the coding sequence ATGAACACTCGTGCCCCCGGACACTTCGGCATCGGCGACGCATTCCCCGATATCGCGCTCGAAACGCCGGAAGGCGGCACCGTGAAAGTCTCGGACTTCGCGGGCAGGAAACTGGTCGTGTTCTTTTATCCGAAGGACAGCACTCCCGGCTGCACCACGGAAAACATCGATTTCTCGGCCCTGAAGGACCAGTTCGATGCGGCCGGAACCGCACTCCTCGGGGTGAGCAAGGACTCCGCCAAAAGGCACCAGAACTTCATTGCCAAGCACGATCTCAAGGCGCCGCTCGCCACTGACGCCGAGGAAAACGGACTCTCGGACGCGCTCGGCATCTGGACCGAAAAGCAGAACTACGGCCGCACTTACATGGGCATGGTCCGCACCACCTACCTGATAGGCGCCGACGGCAAGATCGCCCGCGTGTGGGACAAGGTGAAGGTCAAGGATCACGCACAGCAGGTACTGGAGGCCGCGAAGGCACTCTGA
- a CDS encoding agmatine deiminase family protein: MTFALPPEWHPQDWIWIGFPHDPVEWPGFLEAAQVQMAEFASTVAESGQEVRLVVRDEANRARAASLVSSKVSLEVRRYGDVWLRDTGPLVVADGNRALKAMRFGFNGWGGKYLMDGDQEIGAELARDAGLEVETSDWILEGGALDGDGTGLVATTEQCLLNPNRNPHLTRADLEMRLKRDLGYDRVLWLGDGLINDHTDGHVDNLARFVAPNVLALPRATGPNDPNAGIYADAKARAEAMGVTVREVPSPGRVESDGRIEPASYMNFAITSKLVVVPVYGTEHDDEGVAAIAALFPDRDTVGVMADAVLAGGGSFHCSSQQMPSR; encoded by the coding sequence GTGACGTTCGCCCTTCCCCCTGAATGGCATCCGCAGGACTGGATCTGGATCGGATTTCCGCACGATCCCGTCGAATGGCCGGGTTTCCTCGAAGCCGCGCAAGTGCAGATGGCCGAATTCGCCTCTACCGTCGCCGAATCGGGACAGGAAGTACGCCTTGTCGTGCGTGACGAGGCCAACCGTGCGCGGGCGGCTTCGCTGGTCTCGTCGAAAGTCTCGCTGGAAGTGCGCCGTTATGGCGACGTCTGGCTGCGCGATACCGGGCCGCTGGTCGTGGCCGACGGAAACCGGGCGCTCAAGGCGATGCGCTTCGGCTTCAATGGCTGGGGCGGCAAGTACCTGATGGACGGCGACCAGGAGATCGGCGCCGAACTGGCTCGCGATGCCGGGCTGGAGGTGGAGACGTCGGACTGGATACTGGAGGGCGGCGCGCTCGACGGTGATGGCACCGGGCTTGTCGCCACGACAGAGCAGTGCCTGCTCAACCCCAATCGCAATCCGCACCTCACCCGTGCCGATCTGGAAATGCGCCTGAAGCGCGATCTGGGCTATGACCGGGTGCTGTGGCTGGGCGATGGTCTGATCAACGACCACACTGACGGCCATGTCGACAATCTCGCCCGCTTCGTGGCGCCGAATGTCCTGGCCCTGCCGCGTGCGACGGGACCGAACGACCCGAATGCCGGGATCTACGCCGATGCCAAGGCCCGCGCCGAGGCAATGGGCGTGACGGTGCGCGAGGTTCCTTCGCCGGGACGCGTCGAAAGTGACGGGCGGATCGAACCGGCCAGCTACATGAACTTCGCGATCACCTCGAAGCTGGTGGTCGTGCCGGTCTATGGTACCGAGCACGACGACGAGGGCGTCGCCGCGATTGCTGCGTTGTTCCCGGACCGCGATACCGTGGGAGTCATGGCGGACGCCGTGCTGGCGGGCGGCGGGTCGTTCCACTGCTCCAGCCAGCAGATGCCTTCCCGCTGA
- a CDS encoding sulfite exporter TauE/SafE family protein: MFDLGLSLGDILPFVVVGFAAQVIDGALGMAFGVISQTMLVSVLGVAPAAASASTHLVEIFTTGASGASHIVHRNVDWGLFKRLVPFGVAGGVLGAYFLSNIDASVARPYIMLYLTGIGFYLLVKAIRMSKPRFEDPRMTRPLALTGGFLDAAGGGGWGPVVTSNLLIQGGDPAKVIGTVNTAEFLLSLSISISFIGALGFSAFSGVTIGMIIGGVIAAPFGALLAKRVPPRTLLFAVSLVLIASSVFSIAKAWNLIPGL, translated from the coding sequence ATGTTCGATCTTGGATTAAGCCTGGGCGATATCCTGCCCTTCGTGGTCGTCGGGTTCGCCGCGCAAGTCATCGACGGCGCCTTGGGCATGGCTTTCGGTGTGATTTCCCAGACGATGCTGGTCAGCGTCCTGGGAGTCGCGCCGGCGGCGGCTTCGGCCAGTACGCATCTCGTGGAGATATTCACGACGGGTGCTTCCGGCGCGAGTCACATCGTTCACCGCAACGTCGATTGGGGGCTGTTCAAGCGGCTGGTTCCCTTCGGCGTGGCGGGGGGCGTACTCGGAGCCTACTTCCTGTCCAACATTGATGCCTCGGTCGCGAGGCCCTACATCATGCTCTATCTCACGGGCATCGGCTTCTATCTGCTGGTCAAGGCGATCCGCATGTCGAAGCCGCGTTTCGAGGACCCCCGGATGACCCGCCCGCTGGCGCTCACCGGCGGCTTCCTCGATGCGGCCGGTGGAGGGGGCTGGGGCCCCGTCGTCACTTCGAACCTGCTGATACAGGGCGGAGATCCGGCCAAGGTGATTGGCACGGTGAACACGGCGGAGTTCCTTTTGTCCCTCTCGATCTCCATCTCCTTTATCGGCGCGCTGGGGTTCAGTGCCTTCAGCGGGGTGACGATCGGGATGATCATAGGGGGCGTGATCGCAGCGCCGTTCGGCGCGCTGTTGGCCAAGCGGGTTCCGCCGCGAACTTTGCTGTTCGCAGTCTCGCTCGTTCTGATTGCCTCCAGCGTTTTCAGTATTGCGAAGGCATGGAACCTGATTCCCGGCCTTTGA
- a CDS encoding bifunctional [glutamine synthetase] adenylyltransferase/[glutamine synthetase]-adenylyl-L-tyrosine phosphorylase: protein MQADWAGAIARARAHAPYLSSALDRLPALTELLAAGRGEAALDWARAAGEGAPSVGAALRREKQAMALALAIGDLAGAFPLLTVTGELSALADRALDAAIAEGIRRRVPDAEPAGFLALALGKHGARELNYSSDIDPILLFDPQLLPRRDRDEPGEAAQRVARAVVETLAGVTEEGYVFRTDLRLRPASEVSPLAISINGALTHYESSALAWERAAFIRARACSGDIAAGEAFLAAIRSFVWRKSLDFGAIAEIGRLTAQIRANTRGSVTVGPGFDLKKGRGGIREVEFYAQTHQLIHGGRNPALRLRGTRATLDALAEAGLVPPEDARLLGESYDRLRTVEHRLQMMQDQQTHSLPTRPELLDEVARLDGLPDGAALIAELTEITEAVGERYDALVMANMPSGPAIAIATPPQEDLRDELMHLGFADPDAMVVRIEGWLSGRMRALRSDAARLAFEAIRPNLLAALAAAPEPERAMARWEQLLNNLPTAINLFRLLEARPALIERLARILSLAPPLADSLARRADLLDPLIDASAFDLPGTLPELIAEFSRFEPGDDYERKLNTVRRKVGDRRFALGVQLIEGVNDPLDIGHALGRIAEAALVVLTDAAVTEFRDVHGSVPGSEVVVLGLGRMGGGVLTHASDLDLIYLFTGDFSQESDGRRPLGATLYYNRLSQRVTAALSVQTAEGALYEVDTRLRPSGEQGPPAASLDSFARYQQEQAWTWEHMALCRARPLRGSREARGKLGTIIRDVLTAPRDPARLRTDVLEMRTRMAGHKPPKGPLDVKLMRGGLVDLEFLVHFTQLRSGEGLDADLGEAVRLLAAQGLLPASLEPAHDVLTRLLVAARLLAPDSLKPVDAACMALVRACGYGDWQDLENSLARARAQVAAAWQQAFDETLETTP, encoded by the coding sequence ATGCAAGCAGACTGGGCCGGCGCGATCGCCCGCGCCCGCGCCCACGCCCCCTATCTCTCCAGCGCGCTCGACCGGCTGCCCGCCCTGACCGAACTGCTCGCTGCGGGACGAGGCGAGGCCGCGCTCGACTGGGCGCGTGCCGCCGGTGAAGGCGCTCCCAGCGTCGGTGCGGCGCTGAGGCGCGAAAAGCAGGCCATGGCTCTTGCCCTCGCGATCGGCGACCTTGCCGGGGCCTTCCCCCTGCTCACGGTGACGGGCGAACTGTCCGCCCTGGCCGACCGCGCCCTCGACGCCGCCATTGCCGAGGGCATCCGCCGCCGCGTGCCCGATGCCGAGCCTGCGGGCTTCCTTGCCCTGGCGCTCGGCAAGCATGGTGCCCGCGAACTCAACTACAGCTCTGACATCGATCCGATCCTGCTGTTCGATCCGCAGCTCCTCCCCCGCCGTGACCGCGACGAGCCCGGTGAAGCCGCCCAGCGCGTGGCCCGCGCCGTGGTCGAAACGCTCGCCGGGGTAACCGAGGAAGGCTACGTCTTCCGAACCGACTTGCGATTGCGCCCGGCGTCCGAAGTCAGCCCGCTGGCGATCTCGATAAATGGCGCCCTCACTCACTACGAATCCTCCGCCCTCGCCTGGGAGCGCGCAGCCTTCATTCGCGCCCGCGCCTGCTCGGGCGACATTGCGGCGGGCGAGGCATTCCTTGCCGCGATCCGCTCGTTTGTCTGGCGCAAGAGCCTCGACTTCGGCGCCATTGCCGAAATCGGCCGCCTTACCGCGCAGATCCGCGCCAATACCCGCGGAAGCGTCACTGTCGGTCCCGGCTTCGATCTCAAGAAAGGGCGCGGCGGCATTCGCGAGGTCGAATTCTACGCCCAGACTCACCAGCTCATCCACGGCGGCCGCAACCCCGCGCTGCGCCTGCGCGGCACCCGCGCCACGCTGGACGCACTGGCCGAAGCCGGGCTCGTCCCGCCCGAGGATGCGCGTCTGCTTGGCGAAAGCTACGATCGGCTCCGCACCGTCGAGCACCGCCTGCAGATGATGCAGGACCAGCAGACCCATTCCCTGCCGACCAGGCCCGAACTGCTGGACGAAGTCGCCCGTCTGGACGGCCTGCCGGACGGCGCCGCCCTGATTGCCGAGCTGACCGAAATCACCGAAGCCGTCGGCGAGCGTTACGATGCGCTGGTCATGGCCAATATGCCCAGCGGGCCTGCAATCGCGATTGCCACGCCTCCGCAGGAAGACCTGCGCGACGAACTGATGCATCTGGGGTTTGCCGATCCCGACGCCATGGTCGTCCGGATCGAAGGCTGGCTTTCGGGCCGGATGCGGGCCCTGCGCAGCGACGCGGCACGGCTTGCCTTCGAAGCGATTCGCCCGAACCTGCTTGCCGCCCTGGCCGCGGCACCCGAGCCGGAGCGCGCCATGGCGCGCTGGGAACAGCTCCTCAACAACCTGCCCACGGCGATCAACCTGTTCCGCCTGCTCGAGGCACGCCCGGCCCTGATCGAGCGGCTGGCGCGAATCCTCAGCCTCGCTCCCCCGCTCGCCGATTCGCTTGCCCGGCGTGCTGACCTGCTTGACCCCCTGATCGACGCAAGCGCCTTCGACCTGCCCGGCACCCTGCCCGAACTGATCGCCGAATTCTCTCGCTTCGAACCGGGCGACGATTACGAACGCAAGCTCAATACGGTCCGTCGCAAGGTCGGGGATCGCCGCTTTGCCCTGGGCGTGCAACTGATCGAAGGCGTGAACGACCCGCTGGACATCGGCCATGCCCTCGGCCGGATCGCAGAGGCCGCGCTCGTGGTTCTGACCGACGCGGCGGTAACGGAATTCCGGGACGTTCATGGCAGCGTGCCCGGTAGCGAAGTCGTTGTACTGGGCCTTGGCCGAATGGGCGGCGGCGTGCTCACACACGCCTCCGACCTCGATCTGATCTATCTTTTCACCGGCGATTTCTCGCAGGAATCGGATGGGCGGCGGCCGCTCGGCGCCACGCTCTACTACAACCGCCTGTCCCAGCGGGTGACGGCCGCGCTCTCCGTGCAAACCGCCGAAGGCGCGCTTTACGAAGTGGACACAAGGCTGCGTCCCTCCGGCGAGCAGGGCCCGCCCGCCGCCAGCCTCGACAGTTTCGCCCGCTACCAGCAGGAGCAGGCATGGACCTGGGAGCACATGGCACTCTGCCGCGCCCGTCCGCTCCGCGGCTCGCGCGAAGCTCGCGGCAAACTGGGCACGATCATCCGCGATGTGCTCACCGCTCCCCGCGATCCGGCCCGGCTGCGCACCGACGTACTGGAGATGCGCACCCGCATGGCCGGCCACAAGCCGCCGAAAGGCCCGCTCGACGTCAAGCTGATGCGCGGCGGGCTGGTGGACCTCGAATTCCTTGTCCACTTCACCCAGTTGCGCAGCGGGGAAGGTCTCGATGCCGACCTGGGCGAGGCGGTCCGCCTGCTGGCTGCGCAAGGGCTGCTTCCGGCAAGCCTCGAGCCTGCGCATGACGTGCTGACGCGCCTGCTTGTCGCCGCCCGCCTGCTCGCGCCCGATTCGCTGAAACCTGTGGATGCCGCCTGCATGGCGCTGGTGCGCGCATGTGGCTATGGCGACTGGCAAGACCTCGAGAACAGCCTGGCCCGGGCCCGCGCGCAAGTTGCCGCGGCCTGGCAACAGGCCTTCGACGAAACACTGGAGACCACCCCATGA
- a CDS encoding SMP-30/gluconolactonase/LRE family protein, which produces MGAGIEFECLATGFYLEALLVDGEDVWFTDVVEGGVRKVGGDRILLPERSMVGGLLLNEDGSLLVSGGGGIQWVHPATHAFGNLVDGLAGVNEMRSDGAGGIYFGTIDLAAILAGRRPAPSSIQHLSSECVLSQVRGGLAFANGLSVSADGSFLYFNVSFKAVRAFPIEKGGSLGEPITLLDMPDCDGMALDAEGNLWITGFASGELRCLRPDGSEVRRLALPGKACTNVRFGGADLSDLYVTIVDPGSAQALAEGQPLRDRNSVIYRTRSPVPGAPLATACFRLGRE; this is translated from the coding sequence TTGGGAGCCGGGATCGAGTTCGAATGCCTCGCTACGGGATTCTATCTCGAAGCCCTCCTCGTTGACGGCGAGGATGTCTGGTTTACCGACGTCGTGGAAGGCGGTGTGCGGAAGGTTGGAGGGGACCGGATCTTACTGCCTGAGCGCTCCATGGTCGGCGGGCTGTTGTTGAACGAGGATGGCAGCCTGCTGGTGAGTGGTGGCGGGGGTATCCAATGGGTTCACCCTGCAACGCATGCCTTCGGCAATCTCGTCGATGGACTGGCCGGTGTGAACGAGATGCGCTCGGATGGGGCTGGCGGCATATATTTCGGCACGATCGATCTTGCCGCGATCCTCGCCGGCAGGCGACCGGCACCTTCATCCATCCAGCACCTTTCGAGCGAGTGCGTGCTCTCTCAAGTACGTGGCGGGCTGGCGTTTGCGAACGGCCTGAGTGTCAGCGCCGATGGCTCTTTTCTCTATTTCAACGTGAGTTTTAAGGCCGTCAGGGCTTTCCCGATCGAAAAGGGCGGGAGCCTGGGCGAACCGATCACGCTTCTGGACATGCCGGATTGCGACGGGATGGCACTGGATGCAGAAGGCAATCTCTGGATCACCGGTTTTGCTTCGGGTGAGCTTCGCTGCCTCCGTCCGGATGGAAGCGAAGTCCGGCGCCTTGCATTGCCAGGAAAGGCCTGCACCAACGTCCGCTTCGGCGGGGCTGATCTGAGCGATCTATATGTAACGATCGTCGACCCCGGCTCAGCACAGGCTCTAGCCGAAGGGCAGCCCTTGAGGGACCGGAACTCTGTAATCTATCGTACACGGAGCCCTGTTCCGGGAGCGCCGCTTGCAACGGCCTGTTTCAGGCTGGGCCGCGAATAG
- a CDS encoding M23 family metallopeptidase, producing the protein MVVTKFFAKFRAVTGAVAVAGSLVAAHPAMANSSAAAADISAPLRASQAANQSAGGGEDEQFRNLFSSWQNFEETGLASAKAKPAIPGAAKLSAVSIPSRTPLEGLKLTSSFGMRNHPILGGRRAHKGIDLGAPIGTPIYATADGVVGKAAWFGGYGLFVSLEHGGDLETRYGHMSRLNVAEGQMVHKGDVIGFVGTTGNSTGPHLHYEVRVDGEAVNPIPYMQGDRMAAAETDAQGG; encoded by the coding sequence GTGGTCGTAACGAAATTCTTCGCCAAGTTCCGCGCAGTGACCGGTGCCGTCGCCGTCGCAGGTTCCCTTGTCGCCGCTCACCCGGCGATGGCCAACAGCAGCGCTGCCGCTGCCGATATCTCCGCCCCGCTTCGTGCCTCGCAGGCCGCGAACCAGTCGGCCGGCGGCGGTGAGGACGAGCAGTTCCGCAACCTTTTCAGCTCCTGGCAGAACTTCGAGGAAACCGGCCTCGCTTCCGCCAAGGCCAAGCCCGCCATTCCTGGCGCGGCCAAGCTCAGCGCAGTCTCGATCCCTTCGCGTACTCCGCTTGAAGGCCTCAAGCTGACCAGCAGCTTCGGCATGCGCAACCACCCGATCCTCGGCGGCCGCCGCGCCCACAAGGGCATCGATCTCGGCGCGCCGATCGGTACTCCCATTTACGCTACGGCTGATGGCGTCGTCGGCAAGGCAGCCTGGTTCGGCGGTTACGGCCTGTTCGTTTCGCTCGAACACGGCGGAGACCTCGAAACCCGTTACGGTCACATGTCGCGCCTCAACGTTGCCGAAGGCCAGATGGTCCACAAGGGCGACGTGATCGGCTTCGTCGGCACCACCGGAAACTCTACCGGCCCGCACCTGCATTACGAAGTCCGCGTTGACGGCGAAGCGGTCAATCCGATCCCCTACATGCAGGGCGATCGCATGGCTGCCGCCGAAACCGACGCCCAGGGCGGCTGA